From the Mycobacterium sp. DL592 genome, the window CCGCCGCCTGCGTCACCAGAGCCTCGAGATCCACCGACCGCGCCGCCATGCCGGTTACTGGCTCACCGCGGCCAGCGCCTCCGGCAGCGTGAATCGTCCTGCATAGAGCGCCTTTCCGACGATCGCGCCCTCCACACCACTGTCGGTCAGCGTCGCGATGGCGCGCAGATCGTCCAGGCTCGACACCCCACCTGAGGCGATCACAGGGGCGTCGGTGCACTCGGCGACTCCCTCGAGCAGGTCGAGGTTGGGTCCGGTGAGGGTGCCGTCCTTGGTGACGTCGGTGACGACGAACCGCGAGCACCCTTCGCTGTCAAGGCGTTCCAGCACGTGCCACAGGTCGCCACCGTCGGTCTCCCAGCCGCGGCCACGCAGCCGGTGCTCCCCGTCAACGATCTGCACGTCGAGGCCGACCGCGACCTTGTCGCCGTACTCGGCGATGGCCGCAGCGCACCACAGCGGATTCTCCAGCGCCGCAGTGCCGACGTTGACCCGCGCGCAACCGGTGGCCAGTGCAGCTTTGAGCGACTCGTCGTCCCGGATTCCACCGGATAGTTCGACTTTGACGTCGAGCTGGCCGACGAGCTCGGCGAGCAGCTCACGATTAGAGCCGCGGCCGAACGCCGCGTCCAGGTCGACCAGATGTATCCATTCGGCGCCGTCGCGCTGCCAGGTCAGGGCGGCGTCGAGCGCCGAACCGTACTCGGTCTCGCTGCCGGCCTTGCCCTGTACCAGGCGGACCGCCTTGCCGTCGACCACGTCGACGGCAGGAAGAAGAATCAGTGGCACGCTTATAGCCCCTTAACCCAATTCGCGAGTAGCGCCGCACCGGCGTCGCCGCTCTTCTCCGGATGAAACTGTGTGGCCGACAACGGTCCGTCTTCGACGGCGGCCAGGAATCGCACGTGGTGGGTGGCCCACGTCAGCAGCGCGTCAGGGGTGCCCTCCCACTTCTGCGCCGCATACGAATGCACGAAGTAGAACCGAGTGTCGGCGTCAATGCCCTTGAACAACGCACTGCCCGGCGCCGCCTCGACCACGTTCCAGCCCATGTGCGGGATCACCGGCGCGTCCAGCCGGGTGACCGAACCCGGCCACTGCCCGCAGCCCACCGACTCCACCCCGAACTCCACGCCACGGGCGAACAGGATCTGCATACCCACACATACGCCGAGCACCGGCCGCCCGGCCGCCACCCGGTCGGCGATGATGCGGTCGCCGCCGATACCGCGCAAACCCGTCATACAGGCTTCGTAAGCCCCGACGCCGGGAACCACCAGGCCGTCGGCCTGCTGCGCCCGTCGGGCGTCAGCGGTGACTTCGACATCGGCGCCGACACGCTCCAGCGCGCGTTGCGCCGAACGTAGATTGCCCGAGCCGTAGTCGAGCACCACCACGGATTTTGCTGTCACAGGGCGCCTTTGGTGGACGGCACGCCAGCCACCCGGGGATCGGGCTCGACAGCCTGACGCAGGGCACGCGCCACCGCCTTGTACTGCGCTTCGGTGATGTGGTGCGGGTCGCGGCCGTAGAGGGTGCGCACATGCAGTGCGATGCGGGCATTGAAGGCGATCGACTCGAACACGTGCCGGTTGACCACGGTGTGGTAGGGCACGCTGGATCCGGCAATGGTGAACTCGACCATGAACTCCGGTTCGCCGGTGTGCACGAAGTACGGCCGGCCCGAAAGATCAACGGCGGCATGGGCCAGGGTCTCGTCCATCGGGATGAACGCGTCACCGAAGCGGCGGATGCCCTTCTTGTCGCCGAGGGCCTGCCCCAGCGCGGTACCCAGCACGATCGCGGTGTCCTCGATGGTGTGGTGCCCCTCGATGTCGACGTCGCCGCGGGCGGTCACGGTCAAATCGAAGCTGGCGTGGGTGCCCAGCGAGGTCAGCATGTGGTCGAAGAACGGCACACCGGTGTCGACGCGCACGTCGCCGGTGCCGTCCAGGTCGAGTTCGACGACGATGTCGGACTCTTTGGTCTTGCGTTCGACTTTGGCCCGGCGGGTGGGCGCGGCCGTCGAGTTGGACACAGCAGTCATCTCGCTCCTAAGTGAGCCAGTTCGGAGGCAGCCAGCCGGGCACTGGCGGCCAGGAAGGCGTCGTTCTCGTCGGCCAAACCTATTGTGGTGCGCAGATATCCGGGTATCCCGACGTCGCGGATGAGGACACCGTCGTCCAGGTAGTGCTGCCAGGCGGCCGCCGCATCCGAGAACTCGCCGAACAGCACGAAGTTGGCATCACTGGGGATGACGCGAAAGCCCTGCTGCTGCAGTGCGGCACTGACACGTTCCCGTTCTGCAATGAGTTCGGCGACGCTGCCCAGGGTGTCGTCCGCGTGGCGCAGGGCGGCGCGTGCAGCAGCCTGGGTGAGCACGGACAGGTGATAGGGCAGGCGCACCAGCAGCACCGCGTCGATGATCGCCGGCGCCGCAACCAGATACCCCAGCCGCCCGCCGGCGAAGGCGAACGCCTTGCTCATGGTGCGAGACACGATCAAGCGGGCCGGGTAGTCGTCGATCAGGGCGATGGCGCTGGGCTGGCTGGAGAACTCACCGTAGGCCTCGTCGACGATCAGAATGCCGGTCGTCATCGCGTCCAACAGACGGCGAAGGTCATCCAGCGGGATGCTCTGCCCGGACGGATTGTTCGGGCTGGCGACGAACACCACGTCGGGCTGACGCTCGGCGATCGCGGCCACCGCGGTCGCGACGTCGAGGCTGAAGTCGGCGGCCCGCACCGACTCGATCCATTCGGTCTGGGTGCCATTGGAGATGATCGGGTGCATCGAGTACGACGGCACGAACCCGATCGCGCTGCGACCCGGCCCGCCGAAGGCCTGCAACAGCTGTTGCAGGATCTCGTTGGATCCGTTTGCCGCCCAGAGATTCTCGGTGCCCACCTCGACACCGGTCTGCTTGCGTAGATAGGCGGCCAGATCGCTGCGCAGTTCGACGGCGTCGCGGTCTGGATAGCGGTGCAACTCGGCGGCCGCCGCCTCGACCGAACGCGCGACGTCGTCGACGAGCGCGCGGCTGGGCGGGTGCGGGTTTTCGTTGGTGTTCAGCCGCACCGGAACCTCGAGTTGCGGCGCACCGTACGGCGACTTGCCACGCAGGTCATCGCGCAGTGGCAGATCGGCCAACGTCACCTTGCTGCCGGGGGTCATTTTTCGAACCTTCGGCGTACCGCTTCGCCGTGGGCGGGCAAGTCCTCGGCCTTGGCCAACGTGATTACATGGCCCGCGACGTCTTTGAGCGCAGCCTCGGTGTAGTCGACGACATGGATTCCGCGCAGGAAGGTCTGCACCGACAATCCGCTGGAGTGGCGTGCACAGCCGGCGGTGGGCAGCACATGGTTGGAACCGGCGCAGTAATCCCCCAGGCTCACCGGCGACCACGGCCCGACGAAGATCGCGCCCGCCGCCCGCACTCGGCTCGCCACCTCGGCGGCCTCAGCGGTCTGGATCTCGAGATGTTCTGCGGCATAGGCGTTCACGACACGCACACCGGTGTCGACGTCGTCGACCAGCACGATGGCCGACTGCTTGCCCGACAGTGCCGCGGTGACCCGCTCGCGGTGCACCGTCGTCTCCAGCTGGGTGGCCAGTTCGGCGTCGGTGGCATCGGCCAGCTCGACACTGTCGGTCACCAGCACGCTGGCCGCCATCACGTCGTGCTCGGCCTGGCTGATCATGTCGGCGGCGACGTGTATTGGATCGGCGGTGTGGTCGGCCAGGATCGCGATCTCGGTGGGACCCGCCTCAGCGTCGATACCGACCTGGGAGCGGCAGATCCGCTTGGCGGCGGTGACATAGATGTTGCCGGGGCCGGTGATCATGTCGACCGGGGCCAACTCCGCACCGTCGGTGTCGGTACCGCCGAACGCGAGCAGCGCCACCGACTGCGCGCCGCCCACGGCCCACACCTCGTCGACGCCGAGCAGGGCTGCGGCGGCCAGGATGGTCGGGTGCGGCAGTCCACCGAACTGAGCCTGCGGCGGGCTGGCCACGACTAGAGACTCGACACCGGCCGCCTGGGCGGGGACCACGTTCATCACGACGCTCGACGGATACACGGCGTTGCCGCCGGGCACATAGAGTCCGACCCGTTCGACGGGCACCCAGCGCTCGGTGACAGCGGCACCGGAGTCGAACAACGTCGTGGTGTCGGTGCGACGCTGATCGGCGTGCACGGCGCGGGTGCGGTCGATCGCCACCTCCAGTGCCGCGCGCACCGCGGGATCCAGCGCGGCGAGCGCCTCGGCCAGGGCGGCGGCGGGCACCCGCACCGCCGGGGGCCGCACGCCGTCGAACTTCTTGCCGTATTCGAGGGCGGCGACCGCACCGCGGGCTGCCACGTCGTCGACGATGGGACGCACCGTGGGCATGACGGCGTCCACGTCCACCCCGCCGCGCGGCAGCGCAGAGCGCAACTGGGCGGCGGTGAGGTTTCGGCCGCGCAGGTCGATCCGGGACATCTCGAAGCTGGTCATTACCGCAATTGTCCCGTATCGGTGCACCCGATTAAAAATCGATTGGGCGCGGGCGGGGCCGGGCTGGATACTGCGCTCATGCAATGGGACCTGTGGCTGGCGTTCGTCGGCGCCTCGATCGCGATCAGCGTCTCCCCTGGCGCCGGTGCGATCCAGTCCATTTCCACCGGTCTCAGCCATGGGGTGCGGCGCGGTTACTGGAGCATTACCGGCCTGGAAATCGGGCTGATGTTGCAGCTGGCGGCGGTAGCGGTCGGCCTGGGCGCGGCCGTGGCCAAGTCCGTGGTCGCCTTCACGGTCATCAAGTGGATCGGTGTGGTGTACCTGATCTACCTGGCCGTTCGGCAGTGGCGTACCCGCGCGGGTGACCTGGGCGAGCAACTGATCGCCAGCGCCGACGGCGGCCGGTTGAACCTGCTGGTGCGCGGATTCCTGGTCAACGTGACCAACCCGAAGGGCCTGGTGTTCCTGCTCGCCGTGCTGCCTCAGTTCGTGGTGCCGACGGCGCCGCTGCTGCCCCAGTATCTGACGATCGCAGCGACGATGGTCGCCGTCGACCTGGTGGTGATGGGCGCCTACAGCGGGCTCGCGGTGCGGCTGCTGGCCTGGCTGCGCACGCCCCGGCAACAGACGATCATGAACCGGACCTTCTCCGGTCTGTTCGCCACCGCTGCCGTGGTGCTGTCGCTGGTGCGCCGCGGTGCGACAGCCTGAAGCCGCAGGGGGCAAGATGGGGCGCATGTCGACCAAGGATCATCCGAACAACGCCCCCGGCGTGCCGATGAAGTTCCCGGTCTGGATCGAGAACTTCCAGATCAAGTACTTCAACCCGCTCATCCAGCCGATCGCCAAGTATCTGCCGGGTATGGCCGTCATCAAGCATCGCGGCCGGACCTCCGGTACCGCCTACGAAACCGTCGTCACGCCGTACCGCAAGGGCAACACCCTGGCGGTGCTGCTGGCCCACGGCAAGACCAACTGGGTGAAGAACATCCTGGCGGCCGGCGAGGCCGACATCCACTTCAAGGGCAAAGACCTACACCTCGTCAACCCGCGGGTATTGCCCGCGGGCACCGACGATCCGGGCCTGCCGCGGGTGGCGCAGTCGGGACTGCGGCGCGGCGTGGGCGCCTTCGTCGCCGACATCGCCTGAGTAAAAGCTCAAAGGTCGAGGCCGACGTCGAGCACCCGCACCGAGTGCGTCAGCGCGCCCACGGACAGGTAGTCGACACCGGTCCCGGCGTACTCGGCCGCCGAGTCCAGGCTCAGCCCGCCCGAGGACTCCAGCAGCACGCCAGGAGCGCGCGCGTCGCGGCGCTGCGCCGCGATCTGGGTCTGCCAGACCGGGAAGTTGTCCAGCAGGATGAGCTGAACGTCCTCGGCGAGTACCTCGTCGAGTTGTTCGAGGGTGTCGACTTCGACCTCACACGGCATATCAGGCGCGGCCGCGCGGACCGCGCGCAATGCGGCGACCACCGAGCCGGCTGCGGCCACGTGGTTGTCCTTGATCAGGGCGGCATCGCCGAGTCCCATCCGGTGATTCACCCCGCCGCCGACCCGCACCGCGTACTTCTGCAGGGCACGCAGGCCCGGCAAGGTCTTGCGGGTGTCCCGGATCTTGGCTGCGGTGCCCTCGACGGCGTCCACCCAGGCCGCCGTGGCCGTGGCGATCCCCGACAGGTGACAGACCAGGTTGAGCAGGGTGCGTTCGGCGGTCAGCAGCCCGCGCGTCGGCGCCTGGACCCGCAACAGCGCCGCTCCCGGCTCCAGGCGGGTGCCGTCCGCGACCCGGTCGACGACGCGATAGGAGTCTGGACCGAGGACCTCGTCGAGCACCAGCAGTGCCACGTCCACGCCTGCGGCGACGCCCGGTTCCCTGGTGACCAGTGCGGCCAGCGTCGTGGCGTCTTCGGGCACGGTGGCCAAGGTGGTGACGTCGGGGCCGTAGCGCAGGTCTTCGTCGAGGCCGCGCCGGATCGTGATCAGCGCGTCGGTCAGTTCGTCTGCGCTGAGGGTCATGGCAGGCATGCGGCGGCCCTTTCGGCATGCAAGACGCGGCTGTAGGCCTGCGCCGGGTCGGTCTGCGGGTAGTCACCTCGGTGGTGGCACCCGCGGGTTTCGGTGCGCGCCAGCGCGGCCGCGGCCACGATACGAGCGGTGGCCGTCAGCGCGACGTCCTCGAACGCGGCGCGACTGCTCAGCGGCCGTGGCGTCGCCGCGGCC encodes:
- a CDS encoding nitroreductase family deazaflavin-dependent oxidoreductase, encoding MSTKDHPNNAPGVPMKFPVWIENFQIKYFNPLIQPIAKYLPGMAVIKHRGRTSGTAYETVVTPYRKGNTLAVLLAHGKTNWVKNILAAGEADIHFKGKDLHLVNPRVLPAGTDDPGLPRVAQSGLRRGVGAFVADIA
- the hisH gene encoding imidazole glycerol phosphate synthase subunit HisH, encoding MTAKSVVVLDYGSGNLRSAQRALERVGADVEVTADARRAQQADGLVVPGVGAYEACMTGLRGIGGDRIIADRVAAGRPVLGVCVGMQILFARGVEFGVESVGCGQWPGSVTRLDAPVIPHMGWNVVEAAPGSALFKGIDADTRFYFVHSYAAQKWEGTPDALLTWATHHVRFLAAVEDGPLSATQFHPEKSGDAGAALLANWVKGL
- a CDS encoding LysE family transporter, with translation MQWDLWLAFVGASIAISVSPGAGAIQSISTGLSHGVRRGYWSITGLEIGLMLQLAAVAVGLGAAVAKSVVAFTVIKWIGVVYLIYLAVRQWRTRAGDLGEQLIASADGGRLNLLVRGFLVNVTNPKGLVFLLAVLPQFVVPTAPLLPQYLTIAATMVAVDLVVMGAYSGLAVRLLAWLRTPRQQTIMNRTFSGLFATAAVVLSLVRRGATA
- the hisD gene encoding histidinol dehydrogenase, giving the protein MTSFEMSRIDLRGRNLTAAQLRSALPRGGVDVDAVMPTVRPIVDDVAARGAVAALEYGKKFDGVRPPAVRVPAAALAEALAALDPAVRAALEVAIDRTRAVHADQRRTDTTTLFDSGAAVTERWVPVERVGLYVPGGNAVYPSSVVMNVVPAQAAGVESLVVASPPQAQFGGLPHPTILAAAALLGVDEVWAVGGAQSVALLAFGGTDTDGAELAPVDMITGPGNIYVTAAKRICRSQVGIDAEAGPTEIAILADHTADPIHVAADMISQAEHDVMAASVLVTDSVELADATDAELATQLETTVHRERVTAALSGKQSAIVLVDDVDTGVRVVNAYAAEHLEIQTAEAAEVASRVRAAGAIFVGPWSPVSLGDYCAGSNHVLPTAGCARHSSGLSVQTFLRGIHVVDYTEAALKDVAGHVITLAKAEDLPAHGEAVRRRFEK
- a CDS encoding histidinol-phosphate transaminase is translated as MTPGSKVTLADLPLRDDLRGKSPYGAPQLEVPVRLNTNENPHPPSRALVDDVARSVEAAAAELHRYPDRDAVELRSDLAAYLRKQTGVEVGTENLWAANGSNEILQQLLQAFGGPGRSAIGFVPSYSMHPIISNGTQTEWIESVRAADFSLDVATAVAAIAERQPDVVFVASPNNPSGQSIPLDDLRRLLDAMTTGILIVDEAYGEFSSQPSAIALIDDYPARLIVSRTMSKAFAFAGGRLGYLVAAPAIIDAVLLVRLPYHLSVLTQAAARAALRHADDTLGSVAELIAERERVSAALQQQGFRVIPSDANFVLFGEFSDAAAAWQHYLDDGVLIRDVGIPGYLRTTIGLADENDAFLAASARLAASELAHLGAR
- the nadC gene encoding carboxylating nicotinate-nucleotide diphosphorylase, which gives rise to MTLSADELTDALITIRRGLDEDLRYGPDVTTLATVPEDATTLAALVTREPGVAAGVDVALLVLDEVLGPDSYRVVDRVADGTRLEPGAALLRVQAPTRGLLTAERTLLNLVCHLSGIATATAAWVDAVEGTAAKIRDTRKTLPGLRALQKYAVRVGGGVNHRMGLGDAALIKDNHVAAAGSVVAALRAVRAAAPDMPCEVEVDTLEQLDEVLAEDVQLILLDNFPVWQTQIAAQRRDARAPGVLLESSGGLSLDSAAEYAGTGVDYLSVGALTHSVRVLDVGLDL
- the priA gene encoding bifunctional 1-(5-phosphoribosyl)-5-((5-phosphoribosylamino)methylideneamino)imidazole-4-carboxamide isomerase/phosphoribosylanthranilate isomerase PriA, coding for MPLILLPAVDVVDGKAVRLVQGKAGSETEYGSALDAALTWQRDGAEWIHLVDLDAAFGRGSNRELLAELVGQLDVKVELSGGIRDDESLKAALATGCARVNVGTAALENPLWCAAAIAEYGDKVAVGLDVQIVDGEHRLRGRGWETDGGDLWHVLERLDSEGCSRFVVTDVTKDGTLTGPNLDLLEGVAECTDAPVIASGGVSSLDDLRAIATLTDSGVEGAIVGKALYAGRFTLPEALAAVSQ
- the hisB gene encoding imidazoleglycerol-phosphate dehydratase HisB, producing MTAVSNSTAAPTRRAKVERKTKESDIVVELDLDGTGDVRVDTGVPFFDHMLTSLGTHASFDLTVTARGDVDIEGHHTIEDTAIVLGTALGQALGDKKGIRRFGDAFIPMDETLAHAAVDLSGRPYFVHTGEPEFMVEFTIAGSSVPYHTVVNRHVFESIAFNARIALHVRTLYGRDPHHITEAQYKAVARALRQAVEPDPRVAGVPSTKGAL